In the Moraxella osloensis genome, GGCGGGTTTCACGGTCGCGGTTGTATTGTCATTTTTCAAAGATGTTATGGATGCCGATACATCATCAGTAGTACTATTGGCTGCCTTAGCGGTAAGCTGATTGAGCGCATTGGACAAATCCTTATCATCAGTGGCGATGATGTTATTGACGGCAACATTGGGCGCGATGGTGACATCTGCCGTTAATTGGTTAAAGTAAGAGCGGCTGCTCAACTGGCTGGCACCATTTTCCAAAAATAGCTGTGCCAGCGGATTGCTTGAAACCACGCCTTCAGTAAATAGCGAATTTAAATTGTCATACACGGTGTGGATAAATCCTGCCGGTAATGAGATGATACGGCGCAAACTGCGAGTAAACCAGCGATCGGCATAATCGGTACCGCGAAATGGCGAAGAGATAAAAATCGCGCGATCGACTTGCGGCAGGGCTTGAAGTTTGAAGCGGTCACTGAGCGTTTTATTTTGCGCATGACGGACAAATGCCGCGTAGCCTGCTGAAAAATTATTCATCTGTGAGTAATTGGCAACCAGCGATTCGACTTTGGGCGTTAAGTCATCATTTGATACCAACAAACGCCCAATCACCCCACCCATACTATGACCAATCAGCACCGCATGTTGACTGGCAACGTCCTGCTGCTTAGGATCGACAATTTTAAAAGTGCGTTCAATCAAGTCATAAATTTGGTGGCGGTTTTCTAGCATCGGGATATTGGTTGGATAAAAAATCTGCCAAACTTGGAAGTTTTCGCGAAGTTTTGGGTCATTAAAAATGTCATTGGTCAGTCCAATCCAAGTTTCAGGACTCGATGCCAACCCATGCATCATGATAATCACGCGTTTATTAGGATTGTAAGGCTCAAGCATAAATAAATGCGGCTGGGTTTGCTGATACGGCGAGGAAAACATACTAAAATAACTGATATTGCCTAGGCGATTGTCCTGTGACCACAAGCCGTAGGCTGCCGAAAAATTCGCCGATAGCGCAAAATCTTTGTTGAGAATAGAGACACTTTTAAACTGATAGGGATTATAAATATTAAGCGAAAAATCGGTGGTTTTTTGCAACTCATCAATGCTATTGCCTTTGGGCACCAACACCGCGGTCATAGGCAAATGCCCTGATTGGTGGATACGTTCTTCTAACGGTGTATCATTGGCATAGTGTTGCAACAAGTCAATAATCACCGCCGTATTGATGCGACTATTGAGTAGCGCCACATAATTGATACCAAAGCCATCGCGGCGACTGATGGTATTAAATTTTGATAAATTAATCTGGTAGCTTGAAATCAGTTTCATCGATGCCGATTTGTCAGTAAACGGCTGTCCATTGATACTGACACGCAGGTTGTTGCGAGTGATTTGATAATTTTCTGCCATTTTTTGATGATACAAGCGATCACCTAACGCATCGATGGCAGCGTAATACAAGTCCTGAATTTGGGTATCGCGTTGTTTTGGCAGATAATACAATTGTGACGGTTGTTGATTGACGACGGTTGGATTGAGGATATCATACATCAAATAAATGTAAGAAAACCGAATCGATTGCAGCATATCGTCTTGAAAGGCGATAGTACAAGAAATTTCATCGGGTTTGGGCGCTACAATGTCGGTCTTGCCAACCAAATTTTTGGCATAGTCTGTGGCCAAATCTTTTGGCGGATTGGTACAAGTTTTGGCTTGCTGGCGCTGCTGGGCAGAGGCGTAAAACAGCTCACTAATTGCGCCATAAATCCCTTTATCGGAATTAAGATCCGCTTGCTTGAGCGTCACTACACAGGCAGGCATATTTGCCAAGCATTTTTCTTCATCTAAACCTGCCTGCACTAAACGGCTTTTGGTGTCAGAACTCAAGCGGCTGCCTGATAACACGCTGACGCGCTGATCCATGATGGCTCTTGCAGTATCGCGGCTACCGATTTTGGTGGTGGCGCAGCCAGTAAGGGTGATGATAGTAACCAATGTCGTCGCCGTGATGAGAGACGTTTGACAAAATCTAGTAGATTGGTTTGTTAGCGGCATGGTGATTTACTCGGCTAAAAGAGCAAAAAGGGAGACAGCAAAAAAGGTTAGCGCAAAAAAGGTTAGCGCAAAAATCTGCCTATCACTGAATGATAGGGTGAAAAAAATCACCATGCTAAAATTCAACGATGATGGTGAATTAGCATGGTGACTTAGCAGTGATATTAAACCACCGCTAGGGTATGAACGCAAAAAATTATTGAACGACTTTTGCAGGGATATCCCAAATATAGTATTTACCGCTATTGACGATGCGTAACTGCTCATCGATATACGGATTGTCTGGGTTTTTGGCCTTAAATTCCGTTAACCGTTGAATGGCGCGGTCTTTTTTGTCATCCAATAAATCTGCTTGCGCCAAACTTTGCGTAGCTTCTAGATAGCCCATTTTTTCGGCTTTTTCTAAGTATTTGGCACCTTCTTTAAAACCGCCACCTTCAGCGAGCATTGCGCCATATAAGAAGTTGGCTTCTGCCGTGTCATTGAGCCTCACGGCACGGGCGATATAATTGCCTGCACGCACGGCATAATCAGAACCTAAATCCAGATTGCGACCCATCGCATTGAGTTTTGCTGCACGCAGTAGCACCTCATAAGAGGCATTTGGATTTTGTGCGTAGGTCTCAATCCATGCGGTCAAGGATTTGAGTCGCTCAGTGGTATTGTAGCGCTCAGTACGGCTCGAAAAAACAGGGGGATAGTGGCGTGCCATTGGGGTAGCATAGGTAATAAAATCGTCTAACACGCTGACATCTAACTGTGTACTGTTATCCGTGGTTCGTGGAATCAAAACGGTTTTTACTGTTGAGATATTACTAAGCGTTAAAGTCGGCAGTGGGATATTGGCAAGATTTTGCGCTGAAATATCCGTGCCTACCAATTGTACGCTGTTGGTAGATGGATACATCACGTTGGCAACCGTGGGGGCGGTCAAAACAGGCACTATCATTGAACCTGTATTTGAGGTGGCTGACGGCGGTGTCGTTTGCGGGGTAGTATCCTTCACGCTATTGACCGTATCAGCTGATTTTTCGGTTGATTTGTTGGTAGTCTTGGCTTTGGTGACCGTGGTTTTTTTAGTGGCTGTTGTCTGAGTAGCGGGTTTTGCCGTGGTGGTTTTGGTGGTGGTGGTCTTGGTCGTTGTTTTTGCGGTGGCAGTTGCCGCCATCGCTACAGTGGCATTGGTTGCCATCAAAATAGCTAAAGTATAGGCTAGGGGTTTTACCATGTGAGTCATTGAAATTTCCTTAAAAAATTGGGTGGGATTAATTGCATAAATCAATCAGCTTATCCCATAGTAACAATGTAAAGCAATAATGTAAAAATACTATCAAAAAAAAATAAAGTTATTGTTATATTTTTACGCCAAAACAGCGCGATTAAGCAAGGTTATAGCAATAAACACGCCAGCCAACGATTGAGCCT is a window encoding:
- a CDS encoding tetratricopeptide repeat protein, with product MTHMVKPLAYTLAILMATNATVAMAATATAKTTTKTTTTKTTTAKPATQTTATKKTTVTKAKTTNKSTEKSADTVNSVKDTTPQTTPPSATSNTGSMIVPVLTAPTVANVMYPSTNSVQLVGTDISAQNLANIPLPTLTLSNISTVKTVLIPRTTDNSTQLDVSVLDDFITYATPMARHYPPVFSSRTERYNTTERLKSLTAWIETYAQNPNASYEVLLRAAKLNAMGRNLDLGSDYAVRAGNYIARAVRLNDTAEANFLYGAMLAEGGGFKEGAKYLEKAEKMGYLEATQSLAQADLLDDKKDRAIQRLTEFKAKNPDNPYIDEQLRIVNSGKYYIWDIPAKVVQ
- a CDS encoding esterase/lipase family protein, with protein sequence MPLTNQSTRFCQTSLITATTLVTIITLTGCATTKIGSRDTARAIMDQRVSVLSGSRLSSDTKSRLVQAGLDEEKCLANMPACVVTLKQADLNSDKGIYGAISELFYASAQQRQQAKTCTNPPKDLATDYAKNLVGKTDIVAPKPDEISCTIAFQDDMLQSIRFSYIYLMYDILNPTVVNQQPSQLYYLPKQRDTQIQDLYYAAIDALGDRLYHQKMAENYQITRNNLRVSINGQPFTDKSASMKLISSYQINLSKFNTISRRDGFGINYVALLNSRINTAVIIDLLQHYANDTPLEERIHQSGHLPMTAVLVPKGNSIDELQKTTDFSLNIYNPYQFKSVSILNKDFALSANFSAAYGLWSQDNRLGNISYFSMFSSPYQQTQPHLFMLEPYNPNKRVIIMMHGLASSPETWIGLTNDIFNDPKLRENFQVWQIFYPTNIPMLENRHQIYDLIERTFKIVDPKQQDVASQHAVLIGHSMGGVIGRLLVSNDDLTPKVESLVANYSQMNNFSAGYAAFVRHAQNKTLSDRFKLQALPQVDRAIFISSPFRGTDYADRWFTRSLRRIISLPAGFIHTVYDNLNSLFTEGVVSSNPLAQLFLENGASQLSSRSYFNQLTADVTIAPNVAVNNIIATDDKDLSNALNQLTAKAANSTTDDVSASITSLKNDNTTATVKPATETKLYNTTSLAQAKQSLDEKKQLLESVKYGATDRVSDGIVPYNSSHLEGVESEKVLTGRHNVHTSPQAILELRRILHQHLARYGVTQAPPDRQP